One stretch of Poecilia reticulata strain Guanapo linkage group LG21, Guppy_female_1.0+MT, whole genome shotgun sequence DNA includes these proteins:
- the spata45 gene encoding spermatogenesis-associated protein 45 produces the protein MSGSEGQRVLLEPNMRAETWCRVESDPRESWERAERRHYRNHLRTSAVLLNALTGGQQRRAACIEWRFPVKLPERKHFDQSYKCHLVQTKRPEPEPRISCSSQSRKQSKEASD, from the exons ATGTCCGGGTCCGAGGGGCAGCGGGTTCTGCTGGAGCCCAACATGCGGGCGGAGACCTGGTGTCGGGTGGAATCAGACCCCCGGGAGTCCTGGGAGCGGGCCGAGCGGAGGCACTACCGGAACCACCTGAGGACCAGCGCGGTGCTGCTGAACGCGCTGACCGGCGGGCAGCAGCGCAGGGCGGCCTGCATCGAATGGCGGTTCCCGGTGAAACTACCGGAGCGGAAGCACTTCGACCAGAGCT ataaatGCCACTTGGTGCAAACAAaacgaccagaaccagaacccaggatctcctgtagcagtcagtcgCGTAAGCAATCcaaagaggcctctgactga
- the batf3 gene encoding basic leucine zipper transcriptional factor ATF-like 3, with protein sequence MSDPSSQQQQPGRAAHLGGGWTGPKDEGRRTKRREKNRVAAQKSRKRQTQRADQLHQACELLEQRNRKLKREVDSLSEEQNFLSQALRAHEPFCPIMHCSFASSSLQPDAAARSV encoded by the exons ATGTCGGATCCGtccagccagcagcagcagccgggcCGGGCCGCTCACCTGGGCGGCGGATGGACG gGTCCGAAGGACGAAGGCCggaggacgaagaggagggagaagaaCCGAGTGGCTGCGCAGAAGAGCCGCAAGAGACAAACGCAGAGGGCCGACCAGCTGCACCAG GCCTGTGAGCTGCTGGAGcaaagaaacaggaagctgaagaGAGAG GTGGATTCTCTCTCTGAGGAGCAGAACTTCCTGTCTCAGGCTCTCAGGGCGCATGAACCTTTCTGTCCCATCATGCATTGCTCCTTCGCCTCCTCCAGTCTGCAGCCTGACGCCGCGGCTCGCTCAGTCTAA
- the atf3 gene encoding cyclic AMP-dependent transcription factor ATF-3 encodes MMLQHPGLSLADISCSALVPCLSPPGSLTLDDFAGFSPIVKDELRTAIQAKRRSNGLSADVSSDGASSGSDRASEPPSGRAGLKRELMTEEHERRKRRRERNKIAAAKCRNKKKEKTETLQKESEKLESVNAELKQQIEELKQQKQQLVYMLNLHRPTCIVPNGQTPEDERRLFLTELHSLTASSAAALTLDDIRCSGQL; translated from the exons atgatgctgcagcATCCGGGTCTCTCTCTGGCCGACATCAGCTGCTCCGCCCTCGTCCCCTGCCTGTCGCCGCCCGGCTCGCTCACCCTGGACGACTTCGCCGGCTTCTCGCCCATCGTGAAGGACGAGCTGCGGACGGCCATCCAGGCCAAGCGGCGGTCCAACGGGCTGAGCGCCGACGTCAGCTCGGACGGCGCCAGCTCCGGGTCGGACCGGGCCTCGGAGCCGCCGTCGGGCCGCGCCGGCCTCAAGAGAGAG ctgaTGACCGAGGAGCACGAGAGgcggaagaggaggagagagaggaacaAGATCGCTGCTGCCAAATGTCGCAacaagaagaaggagaaaaccGAGACTCTGCAGAAG GAGTCTGAGAAGCTGGAGAGCGTCAACGCGgagctgaagcagcagatcgaggagctgaagcagcagaagcagcagctggtcTACATGCTCAACCTGCATCGCCCCACCTGCATCGTCCCGAACGGCCAGACGCCCGAAGACGAGCGCCGCCTCTTCCTCACGGAGCTCCACAGCCTCACCGCCTCCTCCGCCGCCGCGCTGACGCTGGACGACATTCGGTGTTCGGGTCAGCTATGA
- the nsl1 gene encoding kinetochore-associated protein NSL1 homolog yields the protein MESFPIPTCRHEEPEQEFRVRLTSKRKTTELMSRSCELLRSALDGQPDISEDSRRVLVQELLANFEAAVRLNVLVDGQPWDEAPDLEDEEALDLESLLDDSILDTARRRHSYPKRILPHVVHALKAERKVLGLYEASVQPAELRRDPDLESIMSDVSAAAPGVVRQAIQVIKSIDTLQQQAAGLCEILHLKPSAASLQIHREVLGSAAVPPAGGATRGRQPVHRAVEEEAAAQGYEADSRGAERSEEEDE from the exons ATGGAGTCTTTTCCGATCCCAACATGTCGGCATGAAGAGCCGGAGCAGGAATTCAGAGTCCGGCTGACATCCAAGAGGAAAACCACCGAGCTGATGAGCCGAAGCTGCGAGCTTTTACGGAGCGCTTTGGACGGACAGCCGGACATTTCCGAGGACAGCCGAAGGGTTTTAGTGCAGGAGCTGCTGGCC aaCTTTGAAGCTGCTGTGAGGCTCAACGTGTTGGTGGACGGACAGCCGTGGGACGAGGCTCCAGACCTGGAAG ATGAAGAGGCGTTGGATCTGGAGAGCCTCCTGGACGACAGCATCCTGGACACCGCCCGGAGGCGCCACTCCTACCCCAAACGGATCCTTCCCCATGTGGTTCACGCCCTGAAGGCCGAGCGGAAAGTCCTG GGTTTGTATGAGGCGTCAGTCCAGCCTGCAGAGCTGCGCAGAGATCCAGATCTAG AGAGCATCATGAGCGACGTGTCTGCTGCGGCTCCCGGCGTGGTGAGGCAGGCCATCCAGGTGATAAAG TCCATCGAcacgctgcagcagcaggcggCTGGTCTCTGTGAGATCCTCCACCTGAAGCCCAGCGCCGCCTCGCTGCAGATCCACCGGGAGGTGCTGGGCTCCGCTGCCGTCccgcctgcagggggcgccacCAGGGGCCGGCAGCCCGTCCACAGAGCcgtggaggaggaggcggcggcgcAGGGCTACGAGGCCGACAGCAGGGGGGCGGAGCGCagcgaggaggaggacgagTAA
- the tatdn3 gene encoding putative deoxyribonuclease tatdn3 → MDYGFVDCHCHISAPEFQQDLPDVIHRTRQAGVKTLVAVTEEVEDFSRVLRLQERYPDLVAPCLGLHPLQAAGGQRSVRPQDLEEALPLFYSHRERLVAIGEVGLDFTPWCAPTQQDRDDQMKVFIGQLDVAMEMDLPVNVHSRSAAKVTIDTMRRRGISRALLHNFSGKPAAAMEAVEAGFFFSFPPAVCRNQQRLTRDRLIQRIPLDHICLEMDAPALGLHRNERNEPANIALSCSYIAKVKGQTPETVREVTTQNAYRLFSRASR, encoded by the exons ATGGATTATGGCTTCGTTGACTGTCACTGTCACATATCAGCCCCTGAGTTCCAGCAG GATCTTCCGGATGTGATCCACAGAACCAGGCAG GCCGGGGTGAAGACTCTGGTGGCCGTCACAGAGGAAGTGGAGGATTTCTCCAGAGTTCTCCGTCTGCAGGAAAG ATATCCGGACCTGGTGGCTCCGTGTCTGGGGCTGCACCCCCTGCAGGCCGCCGGGGGTCAGCGCAGCGTCCGGCCTCAG GACCTGGAAGAAGCTCTGCCTCTTTTCTACAGCCACAGAGAACGACTGGTCGCCATCGGAGAG GTCGGGTTGGATTTCACTCCGTGGTGCGCTCCGACCCAGCAGGACAGAGACGACCAGATGAAGGTCTTCATCGGACAGCTGGACGTCGCCATGGAGATGGACCTACCTGT GAACGTCCACTCCCGCTCTGCAGCCAAAGTCACCATAGACACCATGAGACGGCGAG GGATCAGCAGAGCTTTGCTGCATAACTTCTCTGGGAAGCCGGCGGCAGCTATGGAGGCTGTGGAGGCCGgattcttcttctctttccctCCTGCTGTCTGCAGGAACCAGCAG CGACTGACCAGAGACCGGCTGATCCAGCGGATCCCTCTGGATCACATCTGCCTGGAGATGGACGCTCCGGCCCTCGGCCTCCACAGGAAC GAGAGAAACGAGCCGGCTAACATCGCCCTGTCCTGCAGCTACATTGctaaggtcaaaggtcagacgCCAGAAACGGTCCGGGAGGTCACGACTCAGAATGCCTACAGGCTGTTCAGCAGAGCCAGCAGATAA